A region of Photobacterium sanguinicancri DNA encodes the following proteins:
- a CDS encoding AAA family ATPase → MNFQDLVSKLEQYGFRNDGINKDFEYRYENNNEIGKVFYQGLKPLFEWLSERNDISFSTGSYGDKYNLKFYLDRASEDAGSGTFIFSLNLQVNSGYLSFSQTENLLLAFSFQAVLSDGYHPIVTPRNNIRRRVDFLEQKKASGLAIIPTQDISQYWQACLVELGISFSDTSPQFWQRCDQISQPAEQAFLFGIARQLSQILRYYNAQAYSNNDNQFLYQTSNNTLGGMKLGAAGLSFEFNLSQANSKQISFYQNIKSVLSELNLPFTQEDNWLKIAINNNTFYKALTLMKRWSKTIEPVLSDQQEDGEMTAENHNGTTITYSPLNQILFGPPGTGKTFETTEAAVKAADPAFYCQLNIDPAAGATTEQRQALTTKYKALSEAGRIRFVTFHQSYGYEEFVEGLRAETTEDNQISYKVSDGIFKSISNAASVSELHLDADINHNGRVWKLSIEGAHSNAAKSHCLEANIGAIGWGKTGDLSQEPRNEYFLSQGTNNQNSLNYFSQEMEEGDLVLCIDSKTSVEAIGVVSGPYRYVEDGVPSRHDYCHQLPIKWLAKDFSVDFKELNNNTQFSLPTCYPLSRLSVAEVLNHLHSHGIELSDSAPSPAQSHVEQHNHVLVIDEINRGNISKIFGELITLIEESKRAGNNEEITLTLPYSGKTFAVPNNLYIIGTMNTADRSLVTMDTALRRRFDFKEMMPKPELFNNRTVKGIDLTRLLATLNKRIDVLYDREHTLGHAFLFPVFNEANEDNAFIKLKDAFKNKIIPLLEEYFYEDWNKIRLVLGDNQKELADGRDYAFIHTHTDSYDALFGNNHGLETYEDSKVTYKLKAFDDAVWDQPEAYITIYSKSE, encoded by the coding sequence GTGAATTTTCAAGATTTAGTCAGCAAACTTGAACAATATGGGTTTCGTAACGACGGCATCAATAAGGACTTTGAATATCGTTATGAGAACAATAACGAGATAGGTAAGGTATTTTATCAAGGGCTAAAACCGTTATTTGAATGGTTAAGCGAACGTAATGATATTTCCTTTTCTACAGGGAGTTATGGAGATAAATATAATCTGAAATTTTACTTAGATAGAGCAAGCGAAGATGCTGGTTCGGGTACGTTTATATTTAGTCTAAATCTTCAAGTAAACAGTGGATACCTTTCATTTTCTCAGACAGAAAATCTATTACTTGCTTTCTCATTCCAAGCGGTTCTCAGTGATGGATATCACCCGATTGTTACCCCAAGGAATAATATCCGTCGTCGAGTTGATTTTTTAGAGCAAAAAAAAGCGTCAGGCTTAGCAATTATCCCTACTCAAGACATTTCACAATACTGGCAAGCATGTTTGGTTGAGCTTGGTATTTCCTTTAGTGATACAAGCCCTCAATTTTGGCAACGTTGCGATCAAATCTCTCAACCAGCAGAGCAAGCTTTTTTATTTGGTATTGCACGTCAGCTTTCGCAAATCCTTCGATACTATAATGCGCAAGCATATTCCAATAATGACAATCAGTTTCTTTATCAAACGAGTAATAACACACTAGGTGGAATGAAGCTTGGGGCTGCTGGTTTGAGTTTTGAATTTAATTTGTCGCAAGCGAATAGTAAGCAAATAAGCTTTTATCAAAATATTAAGAGCGTTCTGAGTGAACTTAACTTGCCTTTTACGCAAGAAGATAATTGGTTAAAAATCGCGATTAATAACAATACCTTTTACAAAGCTCTTACTTTGATGAAGCGGTGGTCTAAAACCATTGAACCTGTATTATCCGACCAACAAGAGGATGGCGAAATGACGGCTGAAAATCACAACGGTACGACTATAACTTATTCACCACTTAACCAAATTCTATTTGGCCCTCCAGGTACAGGTAAAACCTTTGAAACAACAGAAGCTGCAGTAAAAGCGGCTGATCCTGCGTTTTATTGTCAGCTTAATATTGATCCCGCAGCGGGAGCGACCACAGAACAGCGTCAAGCGTTAACAACAAAATATAAAGCCTTGTCGGAAGCTGGACGTATTCGCTTTGTGACCTTTCATCAAAGCTATGGCTATGAAGAGTTTGTCGAAGGCCTAAGAGCGGAAACCACAGAAGATAATCAGATTAGCTATAAAGTGAGTGACGGTATTTTTAAGTCGATATCTAATGCGGCTTCTGTCTCAGAATTACACTTGGATGCTGATATTAATCATAATGGCCGAGTGTGGAAGCTTTCAATTGAAGGCGCTCATAGCAATGCCGCAAAAAGTCACTGTTTAGAGGCGAATATCGGCGCTATTGGCTGGGGGAAAACCGGCGATCTGAGCCAAGAACCGCGCAATGAATACTTTTTATCGCAAGGTACTAACAATCAAAACTCGCTCAATTACTTCTCGCAAGAAATGGAAGAAGGCGATCTTGTTCTTTGTATCGATAGTAAAACATCGGTAGAAGCGATAGGGGTTGTGTCGGGGCCGTATCGTTATGTTGAAGACGGTGTACCGTCTCGCCATGATTATTGTCACCAGTTGCCAATAAAGTGGCTGGCAAAAGACTTCTCTGTCGACTTTAAAGAGCTGAATAATAACACGCAATTTAGCTTGCCCACCTGTTATCCGTTATCGCGCTTGAGTGTTGCCGAAGTGCTGAATCACCTGCATAGTCACGGGATTGAATTAAGTGACAGTGCCCCTTCACCTGCACAAAGCCACGTTGAACAGCATAATCATGTACTGGTTATTGACGAGATAAACCGTGGCAATATCTCTAAAATCTTTGGTGAGCTTATTACGCTAATCGAAGAGTCTAAACGTGCCGGCAATAATGAAGAGATCACGTTAACCTTACCGTATTCCGGCAAAACGTTTGCAGTTCCGAATAACCTTTACATCATAGGCACGATGAATACGGCTGATCGCTCACTTGTTACGATGGATACCGCACTGCGTCGCCGTTTCGATTTCAAAGAGATGATGCCAAAGCCCGAATTATTCAATAACAGAACAGTGAAGGGTATCGATCTAACGCGTTTACTAGCAACATTGAATAAACGCATTGACGTTTTATATGACCGAGAACATACGCTGGGCCATGCTTTTCTTTTCCCTGTGTTCAATGAGGCGAACGAAGACAATGCCTTTATTAAGCTGAAGGATGCATTCAAGAACAAAATTATTCCATTACTAGAGGAATACTTCTACGAGGATTGGAATAAAATCCGCTTGGTACTTGGCGATAACCAAAAAGAATTGGCTGACGGTCGCGATTACGCTTTTATCCACACTCATACTGACTCTTACGATGCACTGTTTGGTAATAACCACGGTTTAGAAACGTATGAAGATAGCAAGGTCACCTACAAGCTGAAAGCCTTTGACGATGCGGTATGGGATCAGCCTGAAGCTTACATTACGATTTACTCTAAGAGTGAGTAA
- a CDS encoding McrC family protein — MVKPKKEITVFEFDFVAKAIKAECGTSHPNVHTVTAKSYDYLKLMCLGEKSDRKLFKLRSIDGMEVLQVQNYAGVIFTPDKTQIEVLPKIGRHLDAGEQGIQQARLSLITMLRALKGFEHVQTASANIAAEKMPLLEVFITQFLQSVNYLVKRGLRSDYARREDNLSFLKGKLNIGKQLRHNVVNKHKLYCEYDEFLLDRPANRLLHSALQKVKALTRSVSNQKLLQELAFVFHDIPKSQDHQTDFTKLKLDRSMDHYQVPMQWCQLILNGYSPQSMKGATHAASLLFPMERVFEDYVAKTLKDQLANKRSDLQLDTQASGKHLAVYQGKGKFSLRPDLLIKRGMYNKVVLDTKWKLLDSDVYNANISQSDIYQMFAYAKKYLNQGGDLEQSRELQQGRELQQGRDVVLIYPMQPHFKQALPAPFDLDDGHRLWVVPFDIAPKKSQCHWAEALLSSDESQYFDHLVASA; from the coding sequence ATGGTGAAGCCAAAGAAAGAAATCACCGTATTTGAGTTTGATTTTGTAGCTAAGGCGATAAAAGCCGAATGTGGTACCAGCCATCCTAACGTTCATACCGTGACAGCCAAGAGTTACGATTACTTGAAGTTGATGTGCTTAGGCGAGAAGAGTGATCGTAAGTTATTTAAGCTGCGCAGTATTGATGGGATGGAAGTCTTGCAAGTGCAAAACTATGCCGGGGTCATATTCACGCCAGACAAGACGCAAATTGAAGTGCTGCCTAAAATTGGACGGCATTTAGATGCTGGTGAACAGGGTATTCAGCAGGCGCGTCTATCCTTAATCACTATGCTTAGAGCATTAAAGGGGTTTGAGCATGTACAAACCGCGAGTGCGAATATTGCAGCGGAAAAGATGCCTTTACTTGAGGTGTTCATTACGCAATTTTTGCAATCAGTGAATTACCTCGTTAAGCGAGGGTTACGAAGTGATTATGCACGCCGAGAAGACAATTTATCCTTCTTGAAAGGTAAGCTGAATATAGGCAAGCAGCTACGCCATAATGTGGTTAATAAGCATAAGTTGTATTGTGAGTACGATGAGTTCTTACTGGATCGCCCTGCAAATCGGCTACTGCACTCTGCATTACAAAAAGTGAAAGCGCTCACGCGAAGTGTTTCTAATCAGAAGTTACTGCAAGAGCTTGCGTTTGTTTTTCATGACATACCGAAAAGTCAGGATCACCAAACGGATTTTACCAAGTTGAAGCTGGATAGGAGTATGGATCACTACCAAGTTCCGATGCAGTGGTGCCAGCTGATATTAAACGGTTACTCACCACAGAGCATGAAAGGGGCAACCCATGCTGCGTCTTTATTGTTCCCGATGGAGAGAGTGTTTGAAGACTATGTGGCGAAAACACTGAAAGATCAGCTCGCTAATAAAAGGTCAGACTTACAGCTAGACACGCAGGCAAGCGGTAAGCATTTAGCGGTTTACCAAGGGAAAGGTAAGTTTAGTCTTCGCCCTGATTTGCTTATTAAGCGGGGGATGTACAACAAGGTCGTACTTGATACTAAGTGGAAACTGCTCGATAGCGATGTCTATAACGCCAATATCTCTCAGTCTGATATTTACCAGATGTTTGCTTATGCGAAAAAGTACTTAAACCAAGGCGGCGATCTTGAACAGAGTAGAGAGCTTCAACAAGGCAGAGAGCTTCAGCAAGGTCGAGATGTCGTGTTGATTTATCCCATGCAGCCTCATTTCAAGCAAGCACTGCCAGCTCCTTTCGATTTGGATGATGGTCATCGACTCTGGGTTGTTCCATTCGACATTGCGCCTAAGAAAAGCCAATGCCATTGGGCTGAAGCCTTACTAAGCAGTGATGAGAGCCAGTACTTTGATCATTTAGTCGCTAGCGCCTAA
- a CDS encoding MBL fold metallo-hydrolase translates to MIVTALVDNSRLENRPDLGVERGLSLHISTMGKQLLFDAGSGQTFCDNAARLGIRIQDVDAVAISHRHHDHCNGVRHFIERNTSASVYFRDCESQDYRFKAFGFTSNVGIDKGLLDELLFDKGVFDKGLPGKNNSQLNLIQDTTEILPNVFLIININQKYPQPKGNQYLYTESEHGCQHDSFDHELMMVVKEEDGLIVFTGCAHNGVLNMVDTAVTLFPDTRIKAVVGGFHLVGLPVFNSIGGSKEDIREIGKQLLSYPIDKLYTGHCTGMKAFALLKEVLGDKLEHLPTGRRVDV, encoded by the coding sequence ATGATAGTTACCGCACTCGTTGATAATTCCCGCTTAGAAAACAGACCAGATTTAGGTGTTGAACGAGGGTTATCGCTCCATATTAGCACCATGGGTAAGCAACTCTTATTTGATGCAGGAAGCGGTCAGACTTTCTGCGATAACGCGGCGCGACTGGGTATTCGTATTCAAGACGTAGATGCTGTGGCTATCTCTCACCGTCATCACGATCACTGTAATGGTGTGAGACATTTTATCGAGCGTAATACATCCGCATCCGTTTATTTTAGAGATTGTGAAAGCCAAGATTATCGGTTCAAAGCCTTTGGGTTTACCAGTAACGTCGGGATCGACAAAGGCTTACTCGACGAACTCTTATTCGATAAAGGCGTATTCGATAAAGGCTTACCCGGAAAAAACAATTCCCAGCTTAACTTGATACAAGACACCACTGAGATACTGCCGAATGTATTTTTGATCATTAACATCAATCAAAAATACCCTCAGCCAAAGGGGAATCAATACCTGTACACCGAATCAGAGCACGGCTGCCAGCACGATAGTTTTGATCATGAACTCATGATGGTAGTGAAAGAAGAAGATGGACTGATTGTCTTTACGGGGTGTGCGCACAACGGCGTACTTAACATGGTTGATACGGCGGTCACGCTATTTCCTGATACCCGTATAAAAGCAGTTGTCGGTGGTTTTCATTTAGTGGGTTTACCCGTATTCAATAGCATTGGTGGAAGTAAAGAAGACATCCGTGAAATTGGTAAACAGCTACTCTCCTACCCTATAGACAAGCTTTACACTGGTCATTGCACTGGTATGAAAGCATTCGCGCTACTCAAAGAAGTACTTGGCGATAAGCTTGAGCACTTACCGACAGGGCGACGTGTCGACGTTTAA
- a CDS encoding MFS transporter, with protein sequence MKIQLNQLKVSDISLILCCFSLHFLIALDMLIIVPFSASIALDTGVTGAQAGYLTAAYALSAAVICLVIKGSKNANHERKRILLLLTGVTVTTLLASVLNDFYLILFTRLLTGIFGGALAVVNLNYLLLVSSDNNRKKNMAILLSAFPLALALGVPLLLFSTSATQWQLGFQLLGSGFICISILFTLSKHCQGSTVTPPTPPFTPESTTPEPPATNRVLQLALLIITSAVVSTFVISTQYPVMLITTLDIPSSQLSLCYTISGLGSFLAVQTYARMSVKSSSISRLIALLSIAMIVAIHLGFNTLDAMFAAITFTIFVIASSVRTLIITTELISSLGANTRTKIISLQSAIQHFAVGLGSTISSTLITLRSDSAPDFTQVITVATVLIMLTPILWWVNNGSNKREYDKAPAAKS encoded by the coding sequence ATGAAAATACAACTTAACCAACTGAAAGTTAGTGACATAAGCCTCATTCTTTGCTGTTTTTCGCTACACTTCTTGATTGCGCTCGATATGCTAATCATTGTTCCGTTTAGTGCATCAATCGCATTAGATACAGGCGTCACGGGGGCTCAAGCGGGTTACCTCACTGCGGCTTATGCATTATCTGCCGCCGTGATCTGCTTGGTGATAAAGGGCAGTAAAAATGCAAACCATGAGCGAAAGCGGATCCTCCTTTTACTTACAGGAGTCACAGTAACAACCCTACTTGCATCCGTTCTAAATGACTTTTATCTCATACTGTTTACACGACTACTAACAGGGATCTTTGGCGGGGCCTTGGCTGTTGTTAATTTGAATTACCTGCTTTTGGTTTCAAGCGACAACAATAGAAAGAAAAACATGGCGATTTTACTCAGTGCCTTCCCGTTGGCGCTCGCACTCGGTGTGCCTTTGCTTCTATTTTCAACATCAGCAACGCAGTGGCAGCTTGGCTTTCAGCTACTTGGTAGCGGATTTATCTGTATTTCAATCCTATTTACACTTTCTAAGCATTGCCAAGGTTCAACAGTAACGCCGCCAACTCCCCCTTTCACACCCGAGAGCACGACTCCCGAACCACCAGCCACAAACCGCGTATTGCAGTTGGCTCTGCTTATTATCACTAGCGCTGTGGTCAGTACCTTCGTTATTTCGACACAGTATCCCGTGATGTTAATTACCACGCTTGATATTCCAAGCTCACAGCTTAGTTTGTGTTATACCATTAGCGGGCTCGGTTCTTTTTTGGCAGTCCAAACCTATGCCAGAATGTCGGTGAAAAGCAGTTCCATCAGTCGCCTGATTGCTTTGCTATCTATTGCGATGATTGTTGCGATTCACCTTGGCTTTAACACTTTAGATGCCATGTTCGCTGCGATAACCTTCACTATTTTTGTTATTGCCAGCTCCGTTAGAACCTTGATCATTACCACTGAGCTTATCAGTTCATTGGGAGCCAATACGCGGACAAAAATAATCAGTCTCCAGAGTGCCATTCAACACTTTGCTGTTGGGCTTGGTAGTACCATAAGTAGTACTCTGATAACCTTACGATCAGATTCAGCCCCTGATTTTACTCAGGTTATCACTGTCGCTACGGTTTTAATCATGCTGACACCCATCCTTTGGTGGGTTAACAATGGCAGCAACAAACGAGAGTATGATAAGGCTCCAGCGGCTAAATCCTGA
- a CDS encoding LysR family transcriptional regulator, translating into MIDQIDQQWLRSFHCVYENNSFKQAAEYLGMPTSNVSRHVALLEEQLNVRLLNRTTRRVTPTEFGEQLYGSTINLVGALNDAFKEISYHSQAVSGQLKVLMPDIPMLADAAVSFCLQYPEISFLCETSLSPKEDLLDGYDLVVTFNRGKLADSGWVAKEIMRYPSVVVAAPSVIERYGRPHKLAELSQLPCITSLTALNGVPWVFKDSAGQHVHQHVKSSFKVNSGTMARSAALAGIGFSILPQWSCVAEINAGLLKKVELEAQPEDLVLYAFHAGRKHLATKISLFVECLQKALNNS; encoded by the coding sequence ATGATTGACCAAATCGATCAGCAGTGGCTGAGAAGTTTTCACTGCGTGTATGAAAACAACAGCTTTAAACAAGCGGCAGAATACCTTGGCATGCCGACATCAAATGTTAGCCGTCATGTTGCCTTACTTGAAGAGCAGCTAAACGTACGCTTGTTGAATCGAACAACACGTCGTGTCACACCAACAGAGTTTGGTGAACAACTGTATGGCTCAACCATCAACTTAGTTGGTGCCTTGAATGATGCATTTAAGGAAATTAGCTATCACTCTCAAGCGGTATCAGGACAGCTGAAAGTGTTAATGCCGGATATCCCGATGCTTGCAGATGCTGCCGTCTCATTTTGTCTTCAATATCCAGAAATCTCTTTCTTGTGCGAAACCAGCTTGAGCCCCAAAGAAGACTTGCTCGATGGCTATGATTTGGTTGTGACGTTCAACCGAGGAAAGCTGGCTGATAGCGGCTGGGTGGCGAAAGAGATCATGCGCTACCCAAGTGTGGTTGTCGCAGCCCCGAGTGTTATTGAACGTTACGGGCGTCCCCATAAGCTTGCAGAGCTAAGTCAGTTACCTTGTATAACAAGCCTGACAGCATTAAATGGCGTGCCTTGGGTATTTAAAGACAGCGCAGGCCAACATGTTCATCAGCACGTAAAGTCATCATTTAAAGTAAACAGCGGCACCATGGCGAGATCGGCAGCCTTAGCTGGGATTGGCTTTTCAATTCTCCCTCAGTGGTCATGCGTAGCTGAAATTAACGCGGGTTTACTTAAAAAAGTAGAACTAGAAGCACAGCCAGAGGATTTGGTGTTATATGCTTTTCATGCAGGAAGAAAGCATTTAGCCACCAAGATATCTTTGTTCGTTGAATGTCTGCAAAAGGCGCTCAACAACAGCTAA
- a CDS encoding helix-turn-helix transcriptional regulator, with the protein MAKRSSTQESVALAFELLKRIPRHRKVTASELRNQLESIGITRDIRTIQRNLETLCEHFNITRDERSKPYGYSWNKCGEGLAMPNLSSHEALLLSMAEDYLANLLPSNVMASLDGFFSEARYKLNPHCDNSKDRNWLKKVRVVSETQPLLPPKLDSEVLKAVSGALYNDRLLNVEYHNARQQTRTALVMPLGLAQQGCRMYLVCRFDGYDNERALALHRITKAVVSSFSFERPKDFRLSQYDADGRFGFGEGDKCKIVFCITKPAGYHLLETPLAENQTVEEFDEHYSISATVIDSLRLKMWVRGFGDDIWNVSYGK; encoded by the coding sequence ATGGCAAAAAGATCCAGTACACAAGAATCGGTAGCGTTAGCATTTGAACTGTTAAAACGTATTCCTCGTCACAGAAAAGTGACGGCCAGTGAGTTGCGTAATCAGCTTGAAAGTATCGGCATTACGCGAGATATAAGAACGATACAACGTAACTTAGAAACCTTATGTGAACATTTTAATATCACCCGCGATGAACGCAGTAAACCGTATGGTTACTCGTGGAATAAGTGTGGCGAAGGGCTGGCAATGCCGAACTTAAGCTCTCATGAGGCGTTGTTATTGAGTATGGCTGAGGACTACTTAGCCAACCTATTGCCTTCAAATGTGATGGCATCGCTAGATGGGTTCTTCTCGGAAGCGAGATACAAGCTCAATCCACACTGTGATAACAGCAAAGATAGAAACTGGCTCAAAAAGGTCAGGGTAGTAAGTGAAACCCAGCCATTGCTGCCACCTAAGCTAGATAGCGAAGTGTTGAAAGCGGTAAGCGGGGCTTTATATAACGACAGACTACTGAATGTGGAATATCACAATGCACGCCAACAAACACGCACTGCACTTGTGATGCCGCTTGGACTTGCGCAGCAAGGCTGCCGTATGTACTTAGTTTGTCGGTTCGATGGTTATGACAACGAGCGCGCTTTAGCCTTGCACAGAATAACGAAGGCAGTCGTCTCTTCATTTAGTTTTGAGCGGCCTAAAGACTTTCGATTGAGCCAATATGATGCTGATGGGCGATTTGGTTTTGGCGAAGGCGATAAATGTAAAATCGTATTTTGTATTACGAAGCCAGCAGGGTATCACTTGCTTGAAACACCACTGGCAGAAAACCAAACTGTCGAAGAGTTTGATGAACACTATAGTATTTCAGCAACCGTTATTGATTCACTAAGACTAAAAATGTGGGTACGAGGTTTTGGTGATGATATTTGGAATGTAAGTTACGGTAAATAA
- a CDS encoding chemotaxis protein, which yields MALPFILAGAAVAAASFGAKKGYDGYQDKSLANDILESAKSDYENDKKLFDKANERTTKSLTQLGELQLKVGEDFKEFRTIADKLLEKINQAGSKDINIDFPQHKLDKIDGLALSTTAYLGKVAGAGIGGAAAAYAVYGGVMALAAASTGTPIAALSGAAAYNATMAAIGGGSLAAGGFGMAGGAMVLGGVVAAPIMAIAGWAFAAHAEEALSDARKTRDEVDDAISKMTKGRSQLNKTRGYVVQIKTETQRLYEVFQTYFDSLKAMDHLIKTGANIDAFSDDLIQIIQNGYQVAAILTDIITTPLFKPKFDENGKVIIKDNIVQIETDKEGMQVINGAAIDATLAKAQFDSKQFN from the coding sequence ATGGCATTACCATTTATTTTAGCGGGTGCGGCAGTTGCAGCTGCAAGTTTTGGGGCAAAGAAAGGGTATGATGGTTATCAAGATAAATCATTAGCGAATGATATTTTGGAATCAGCGAAAAGCGATTACGAAAATGATAAAAAATTATTCGACAAAGCAAATGAACGCACAACGAAAAGCCTTACTCAGTTGGGCGAGCTACAGCTGAAAGTGGGTGAAGATTTTAAAGAGTTTCGTACTATTGCAGACAAGTTGCTTGAAAAAATTAATCAAGCGGGCTCGAAAGATATCAACATCGATTTTCCCCAGCACAAGCTGGATAAAATTGATGGTTTAGCGTTATCAACCACAGCCTATTTGGGTAAAGTTGCAGGCGCAGGTATTGGTGGTGCGGCGGCGGCATACGCGGTATACGGTGGTGTAATGGCACTGGCAGCAGCATCAACGGGTACGCCCATTGCGGCACTTTCAGGCGCCGCGGCCTATAACGCAACGATGGCGGCAATTGGTGGTGGTTCGCTGGCTGCGGGCGGCTTTGGTATGGCTGGTGGCGCAATGGTATTAGGTGGTGTTGTTGCTGCACCTATTATGGCAATTGCAGGTTGGGCATTTGCAGCACATGCAGAAGAAGCATTAAGTGATGCACGCAAAACACGCGATGAAGTTGATGATGCCATTTCAAAAATGACCAAAGGTCGTAGCCAGTTAAATAAGACACGTGGTTATGTTGTTCAAATTAAAACCGAAACACAGCGTCTCTATGAAGTATTCCAAACATACTTTGATAGCTTGAAAGCGATGGATCATTTGATAAAAACAGGTGCAAATATCGATGCATTTAGTGATGATCTTATTCAAATCATTCAAAACGGCTACCAAGTAGCAGCAATCTTGACTGATATTATTACTACGCCATTGTTTAAACCTAAATTTGATGAAAACGGTAAAGTCATTATTAAAGATAACATAGTGCAAATTGAAACAGACAAAGAAGGCATGCAGGTAATTAACGGTGCCGCTATTGATGCAACGCTAGCGAAAGCGCAGTTTGATTCAAAACAATTCAATTAA
- a CDS encoding ATPase — translation MSATSASVRADFHLTEELNKTVVQSLVSSFGLDFLLFEDKKGGEVATVHNVRKHHNGESDIYVAEQVKQEYENRGAYKPAKLDADGNQVFNSKGKAVKVDRYHADSGYKSRGAVDKTLQQEGQLYDAYRGQNMAQNDNRQLDHIISSNEVHNDAGRVLAGLDGVELANRGSNFQSTHSYINNLKSAHSMDAFLGDVLPRTLESKKARIKTNQDKLVAMPESTPQQRHEKRKLEGSIAKDKGHVEVLESIDADKMREADKQARQQYDGQINAKYYTSSKFLKSTGYESAKSGLKMGMRQALGMILAEVWFELKEHIPSLYKDSQGNFTLERFLDRLKTMAVDIWTRIKARFKDILTEFKDGAIGGVLSSLTTTVMNIFFTTQKLIGKLIREMWTSLVSAAKMVFFNPSKLSAGDLAREVTRILSTGVAVAMGVILNQHLATVMTFPLGSELAAFLSAIATGLMTLGITYFLDHSEVMQKVWNFLNQFKSEARRTLEYFQKVNVELDRYLVELAALEFNLAPQEMAQFTDSLVAVNSEYEKGLILTQEIKKRDIELPFEAGNLDSTRSWLKSLC, via the coding sequence ATGTCTGCAACATCAGCCTCTGTACGCGCCGATTTTCATTTAACTGAAGAACTAAACAAAACCGTAGTACAAAGTTTAGTGAGCTCATTTGGCCTCGATTTTTTACTGTTTGAAGATAAAAAAGGCGGCGAAGTTGCCACTGTTCATAACGTACGTAAACACCATAATGGTGAGTCTGATATCTACGTTGCTGAGCAAGTAAAACAAGAATATGAAAACAGAGGTGCTTATAAGCCTGCAAAACTTGATGCGGACGGTAATCAAGTGTTCAACAGTAAAGGTAAAGCGGTAAAAGTTGATCGCTACCATGCTGACAGTGGATATAAAAGCCGAGGAGCCGTTGATAAGACATTGCAGCAAGAAGGCCAATTATACGATGCATATCGTGGTCAAAATATGGCACAAAACGACAATCGCCAGCTTGATCATATTATTTCATCGAATGAAGTGCACAACGATGCTGGCCGTGTACTTGCAGGGCTAGATGGTGTCGAATTAGCGAATCGAGGTTCAAATTTTCAATCTACTCATTCATATATTAATAACCTTAAATCAGCGCACTCAATGGATGCATTTTTAGGGGATGTACTGCCTCGCACCCTAGAATCTAAAAAAGCACGGATAAAAACAAATCAAGATAAACTGGTAGCAATGCCAGAAAGTACGCCACAACAGCGCCATGAAAAACGTAAGCTTGAAGGCAGCATTGCGAAAGACAAAGGCCACGTTGAAGTATTAGAAAGCATCGACGCAGACAAAATGCGTGAAGCGGATAAGCAAGCGCGTCAGCAGTACGATGGTCAGATCAATGCCAAGTACTATACCAGCAGTAAGTTCCTTAAAAGCACCGGGTATGAATCTGCAAAATCAGGGCTAAAAATGGGCATGCGCCAAGCCTTAGGTATGATTTTGGCCGAAGTGTGGTTTGAACTAAAAGAACACATTCCGTCGCTTTATAAAGACTCGCAAGGTAACTTCACTTTAGAGCGTTTTCTTGATCGTTTAAAAACGATGGCCGTTGATATTTGGACCCGCATTAAAGCGAGATTTAAAGACATTCTTACCGAATTCAAAGACGGCGCTATCGGCGGTGTACTTTCTAGCTTGACCACCACTGTCATGAATATCTTTTTCACCACTCAAAAGTTGATTGGTAAGTTGATCCGAGAGATGTGGACCAGCTTAGTGTCAGCAGCAAAAATGGTGTTTTTTAATCCCAGTAAACTGTCGGCTGGCGACTTAGCGCGTGAAGTCACCCGTATTTTGTCCACGGGTGTCGCAGTCGCTATGGGGGTTATATTGAATCAGCACCTAGCAACGGTAATGACATTTCCTTTAGGTTCAGAACTTGCTGCATTTCTTAGTGCCATTGCCACAGGCCTGATGACATTAGGTATCACATACTTTTTAGATCACAGCGAGGTGATGCAAAAGGTGTGGAACTTCCTTAATCAATTTAAAAGCGAAGCGCGTCGCACATTAGAATACTTCCAAAAAGTGAATGTTGAACTAGACCGTTATTTGGTTGAGCTGGCCGCCCTAGAATTTAATTTAGCCCCACAAGAAATGGCGCAATTTACCGATAGTTTAGTCGCCGTTAATAGTGAATATGAGAAAGGCTTGATTCTTACGCAGGAAATCAAAAAGCGCGATATTGAATTACCATTTGAAGCGGGTAACTTAGATAGCACGCGGAGTTGGTTGAAGAGCTTATGTTAA